Proteins encoded by one window of Rutidosis leptorrhynchoides isolate AG116_Rl617_1_P2 chromosome 7, CSIRO_AGI_Rlap_v1, whole genome shotgun sequence:
- the LOC139859264 gene encoding AMSH-like ubiquitin thioesterase 3 codes for MSLIQPIQDDVPAVENGNSGVDISTMESVLSLDDGRWSRPGYQFEDDHFLSGFIRQPSTPPVLARLQPEHSHISPSRVADPRPGPVSFQDDAPTSINYHHLHIPVKIMQDFLRLANTNTKRNLETCGVLAGSLKNRNFQITTLIIPKQESNSDSVRIYNHTALNYLILISIVFLFP; via the exons ATGAG CTTAATCCAGCCTATACAAGATGATGTCCCTGCTGTTGAAAATGGAAACTCGGGAGTCGACATATCTACGATGGAATCGGTGCTCTCGTTAGATGACGGTAGATGGTCACGTCCAGGTTATCAGTTTGAAGATGATCATTTTCTCTCGGGATTTATCAGACAGCCTTCTACGCCACCTGTACTTGCTAGACTGCAACCAGAACATAGTCATATTTCTCCATCACGAGTTGCGGACCCACGACCTGGACCTGTTTCATTTCAAGATGACGCTCCCACTTCTATTAATTATCACCATTTACATATT CCTGTAAAAATTATGCAAGATTTTTTGAGATTGGCGAACACAAATACTAAAAGAAACTTAGAAACTTGTGGTGTTCTTGCTGGTTCTCTG AAAAACAGGAATTTTCAAATTACTACACTTATTATACCGAAGCAGGAATCAAATTCTGACTCGGTAAGAATTTATAACCATACAGCATTAAACTATTTGATTTTAATTTCCATTGTGTTCCTTTTTCCATGA
- the LOC139857841 gene encoding AMSH-like ubiquitin thioesterase 3 yields MLLRYSSLVMDTIRFHRDYPVLCVKERAFSKKQLVAVIDELESLQAEVSCQVDGLNKGYTRRSLQSSAVNNNVSFESGYNQNRGTTQNKQSSPFDTQFQKLSLLPTPRQETLSRHSLLGPNVLRGQLLNPSTQIKVQYPTYTDLKSSDR; encoded by the exons ATGCTTCTAAGATATTCAAG CTTGGTCATGGATACAATAAGGTTTCATCGCGACTACCCAGTCTTATGTGTAAAGGAACGTGCATTTTCCAAGAAG CAATTAGTTGCGGTGATAGATGAGTTGGAATCTTTGCAAGCAGAAGTTTCCTGTCAAGTTGATGGATTGAATAAAGGATACACTAGACGTTCATTGCAATCATCTGCTGTGAATAACAACGTTTCGTTTGAATCTGGTTATAATCAG AACCGCGGgaccactcaaaataaacaatcaaGTCCCTTTGACACACAGTTTCAAAAGCT ATCTTTATTGCCAACTCCCAGACAAGAAACACTATCAAGGCATTCTCTTTTAGGTCCTAACGTTCTTCGTGGTCAATTGCTAAACCCTAGTACACAAATAAAG GTGCAATATCCAACGTATACTGACTTAAAATCAAGTGATCGATAA